A genomic region of Candidatus Paceibacterota bacterium contains the following coding sequences:
- a CDS encoding phosphoribosylaminoimidazolesuccinocarboxamide synthase — MTEQNLVYRGKSKDVFNITEGPHVGKYRFVFTDKATGYIENGRTVFDPGYDTVVGEIPGKGAIACRFATHFFKLLKQKGVATHYIETVNENEMIVEPAIPLSMQAEAPQFPGSAPLLNLEFTWRNNATGSFWRRYPFVAPCKNLHKVVEVWTKGDSDLLITLEALAATGALTRNEIAQSVELVKDIAEIVSQEFTSKNLHVIDGKFELGRLKFGDGRIVLIDEISPDVLRVCRGFQPDPAGNCTVFDQCAVANYSEGKRTIKNRKQVSAAEFINIFL; from the coding sequence ATGACAGAGCAGAACCTGGTGTACCGCGGCAAGTCAAAAGACGTCTTTAACATCACTGAAGGCCCCCACGTGGGGAAGTACAGATTCGTATTCACTGATAAAGCGACGGGCTATATAGAGAACGGCAGGACTGTCTTCGACCCGGGGTACGATACGGTCGTTGGCGAGATTCCCGGCAAGGGTGCCATCGCGTGCAGGTTCGCCACGCATTTCTTCAAATTGCTGAAGCAGAAAGGTGTCGCGACACATTACATCGAGACGGTCAACGAGAATGAGATGATCGTGGAGCCAGCTATCCCCCTGAGCATGCAAGCGGAAGCGCCGCAATTCCCGGGGTCGGCTCCATTGTTGAATCTGGAATTCACGTGGAGAAACAACGCCACCGGGAGCTTCTGGAGAAGATATCCATTTGTAGCTCCTTGCAAGAATCTTCACAAAGTTGTCGAGGTGTGGACCAAGGGCGACAGCGACCTCCTGATTACGCTGGAAGCCCTGGCAGCGACGGGCGCGCTGACCAGGAACGAGATCGCGCAGAGTGTGGAGCTGGTGAAAGACATCGCGGAAATCGTTTCTCAGGAGTTCACGTCGAAGAACCTCCATGTCATAGATGGCAAGTTTGAACTGGGCCGGTTGAAATTCGGTGACGGGAGAATCGTGCTAATTGACGAGATATCACCCGACGTGTTGCGGGTATGCCGGGGATTTCAACCTGACCCGGCCGGGAACTGCACGGTGTTCGACCAATGCGCCGTTGCGAATTATTCCGAGGGCAAGCGTACGATTAAGAACCGGAAACAGGTGTCCGCGGCCGAGTTCATCAACATCTTCCTATAG
- a CDS encoding DUF4190 domain-containing protein — protein sequence MNQTPPPLTMPTRVRNCGLAIWSLVLGILSLTCFWLLTAIPAVICGHAAYSRIRRSAGALSGEGLALGGLITGYASIALSIFVIPLLAAIAIPNFVKARTMAQRNACISNLQQIDNAKMQWALENKKPDTAVPTIEELDSLLKTKPQCPAGGVYTINAVGEKPSCSIPSHQLPSN from the coding sequence ATGAACCAAACTCCCCCTCCGCTAACGATGCCCACCCGGGTAAGGAATTGTGGCCTGGCGATCTGGAGCCTCGTGCTGGGCATTCTAAGTCTGACCTGCTTCTGGCTGTTGACGGCCATCCCGGCGGTCATTTGCGGCCATGCGGCGTATTCCCGAATCCGGCGCTCCGCCGGCGCCCTTTCCGGCGAAGGGTTGGCGCTGGGCGGACTGATCACCGGCTACGCCAGCATCGCCCTTTCCATCTTCGTCATTCCACTGTTGGCCGCTATCGCGATTCCCAACTTCGTCAAAGCGCGCACTATGGCGCAGAGGAATGCCTGTATCAGTAATCTGCAGCAGATTGACAATGCCAAAATGCAGTGGGCGCTGGAAAATAAGAAACCGGATACCGCCGTGCCGACGATCGAGGAGTTGGATTCGCTGCTCAAAACGAAACCGCAGTGTCCTGCCGGCGGGGTTTACACCATCAACGCGGTCGGCGAGAAGCCGTCCTGCTCGATTCCCAGCCACCAATTGCCCTCCAACTGA
- a CDS encoding sulfatase, with the protein MNYALVLISACLLPLTLAFGQNADSRPNILFIMSDDHAAHAISAYGSRVNRTPNMDRLAKAGMRFENCFAVNSICAPSRATILTGKYSHLNGVPTFNRFGGSQPTVAKYLQAAGYYTGMIGKWHLGSEPTGFDKWTVLPGQGVYHDPAFIEPEGRRVIKGYATDVITDLAVDFLKNRPKNKPFFLMCHHKAPHRSWEPDEKHRAMFANKHIPEPPTLRDDYAGRADAIRECRQKVFEDMTRRDLKLEPPADLKGAARNEWLNVKPTEVETEIKGKKQKLTGKALNKWKYQRYMQDYLACIQSVDDNVGRLLDWLDRNGLARNTLVIYTSDQGFFLGDHGLYDKRFMYEESIRMPFLVRWPGAIKAGSVQTAMAINPDFAPTFMDLAGLRVPPDMQGRSLVPLLKGQRPANWRTSWYYRYYHDPGDHNTRAHYGVRTETHKLMHFWKSDQWEMYDLVKDPDELRNVYSEPAQQEQVARLKAELYRLKKEVKDEDQFANEQPPHDVSGAQRAFQPKR; encoded by the coding sequence ATGAATTACGCCTTGGTCCTGATCTCGGCCTGCCTGCTGCCGCTCACACTTGCCTTCGGCCAGAATGCCGACAGCCGGCCCAACATCCTCTTCATCATGAGCGATGATCACGCGGCACACGCCATCAGCGCCTATGGCAGCCGGGTGAATCGGACGCCTAACATGGATCGCCTGGCCAAGGCCGGCATGCGCTTTGAAAATTGCTTCGCGGTGAACTCGATTTGCGCCCCCAGCCGGGCGACCATTCTCACCGGCAAATACAGCCACCTCAACGGCGTGCCGACCTTTAACCGCTTTGGTGGTTCCCAGCCCACGGTCGCCAAATACCTGCAGGCGGCGGGCTATTACACCGGGATGATTGGGAAATGGCATCTGGGCAGCGAGCCCACTGGGTTCGACAAGTGGACCGTTCTGCCCGGGCAGGGGGTCTATCACGATCCGGCCTTCATTGAACCCGAGGGCCGCCGCGTGATCAAGGGTTACGCCACTGATGTCATCACCGACCTCGCCGTGGACTTCCTCAAGAACCGGCCGAAGAACAAGCCGTTCTTCCTCATGTGCCATCACAAAGCTCCGCACCGGTCGTGGGAGCCGGACGAAAAACACCGTGCCATGTTTGCCAACAAGCACATCCCCGAGCCGCCCACCCTGCGCGACGACTACGCCGGCCGCGCCGACGCCATCCGCGAGTGCCGGCAGAAGGTCTTCGAGGACATGACCCGCCGCGACCTCAAGCTGGAGCCGCCCGCCGACCTGAAGGGTGCCGCCCGCAACGAATGGCTCAACGTCAAGCCGACCGAGGTCGAGACTGAGATCAAAGGCAAGAAGCAGAAACTGACCGGGAAGGCCCTGAACAAGTGGAAATACCAGCGCTACATGCAGGATTACCTCGCCTGCATTCAGTCGGTGGATGATAACGTCGGCCGCCTGCTTGATTGGCTGGACAGGAATGGCCTGGCCAGGAACACCCTTGTCATTTACACCAGCGACCAGGGCTTCTTCCTCGGCGACCACGGCCTTTACGACAAGCGTTTCATGTACGAGGAATCCATCCGGATGCCGTTCCTGGTCCGCTGGCCGGGCGCAATCAAGGCCGGTTCCGTTCAGACCGCCATGGCCATCAACCCCGACTTCGCGCCCACCTTCATGGACCTCGCTGGCCTGCGCGTGCCTCCCGACATGCAGGGCCGCAGCCTCGTGCCCCTCCTCAAAGGCCAGCGCCCCGCCAACTGGCGCACCAGCTGGTACTACCGCTACTACCACGACCCGGGCGACCACAACACCCGCGCCCACTACGGCGTCCGCACCGAAACGCACAAGCTCATGCACTTCTGGAAGTCCGACCAGTGGGAGATGTACGACCTCGTGAAAGACCCGGACGAATTGCGCAACGTTTACAGCGAACCGGCGCAGCAGGAGCAGGTCGCCAGGCTCAAAGCTGAACTGTACCGCCTTAAAAAGGAGGTCAAAGACGAAGACCAGTTCGCCAACGAACAACCGCCGCACGATGTCTCCGGGGCGCAGCGGGCATTCCAACCCAAACGTTAG
- a CDS encoding hemolysin family protein yields MASGPLAAVAVVVVFAGASFFFALAETALFSLSKWQVRQLAEREPRAGGTVERLLAEPQDLLATMVLGTTFASAAMLAVALWMAIHGHWPLAWTVVVLLALILIGCEVWPKTLAVRRPERWASRVARPMALVLRFSLPLCRVAQRVNAAILRAVARRTVQPGVAVTDADYQELLEMAFQQGALAQSEKEIILQIISLDRRTAREVMKPRSRMAAISDDLSIEDMVSAARKHRHLRLPMYDETTDTIVGILNTRALLLNPQIDLADAIELPSFVPETMNLLQLFKALQRQQRGLAIVLDEFGGTAGIVTMEDILEEVIGEIHGEAEAEGFVMETLAPGRWRVAGTLRLDDFRREYPALGDVPEVETMGGLLASLLDVVPAKGEAAMFRGLKLTAQTVDERRVRELQVEVVKKSQT; encoded by the coding sequence ATGGCGTCCGGGCCGTTGGCAGCCGTGGCAGTGGTGGTGGTCTTTGCGGGAGCGAGCTTCTTCTTCGCGCTCGCAGAGACGGCGCTGTTTTCGCTGAGCAAGTGGCAAGTGCGGCAGTTGGCGGAGCGGGAACCGCGAGCGGGCGGCACGGTGGAGCGGTTGCTGGCGGAACCGCAGGACCTGCTGGCGACGATGGTGCTGGGAACCACGTTTGCCAGCGCGGCGATGCTGGCGGTGGCGCTGTGGATGGCCATCCACGGGCACTGGCCGCTGGCGTGGACAGTGGTGGTATTGCTGGCGCTGATCCTGATCGGATGCGAGGTGTGGCCCAAGACGCTGGCGGTGCGCCGGCCCGAGCGATGGGCATCGCGCGTGGCGCGGCCGATGGCCCTGGTGCTGCGCTTCAGCCTCCCGCTGTGCCGGGTAGCCCAGCGGGTCAATGCGGCGATCCTCCGGGCGGTCGCGCGCCGGACGGTCCAGCCGGGGGTGGCGGTGACTGACGCCGACTATCAGGAGTTGCTTGAGATGGCGTTTCAGCAGGGGGCGCTGGCGCAGTCGGAAAAGGAGATCATCTTGCAAATCATCAGCCTGGATCGCCGCACGGCGCGGGAGGTGATGAAGCCACGGTCACGAATGGCCGCGATCTCGGATGACCTGTCCATCGAGGATATGGTATCCGCGGCGCGCAAGCACAGGCACCTCCGGCTGCCGATGTATGACGAGACGACCGATACCATTGTCGGGATTCTCAACACACGGGCGTTGTTGCTGAACCCGCAGATTGACCTGGCCGACGCCATTGAGCTGCCTTCCTTCGTGCCGGAGACGATGAACCTGCTGCAACTGTTCAAGGCCTTGCAGCGGCAGCAGCGCGGGTTGGCAATCGTGCTGGACGAGTTTGGAGGCACGGCGGGCATCGTGACGATGGAGGACATCCTGGAAGAAGTGATCGGGGAGATTCACGGCGAGGCGGAGGCCGAGGGATTTGTGATGGAGACGCTGGCCCCGGGGCGCTGGCGGGTGGCCGGAACGCTGCGGTTGGACGATTTCCGCCGGGAATATCCGGCGCTGGGCGATGTCCCGGAGGTCGAAACCATGGGCGGCCTGCTGGCCAGCCTGCTGGATGTGGTGCCGGCCAAGGGCGAAGCGGCGATGTTCCGCGGGCTCAAACTCACGGCGCAGACGGTGGATGAGCGGCGGGTGAGGGAGTTGCAGGTGGAAGTGGTGAAGAAGTCGCAAACGTGA
- a CDS encoding CNNM domain-containing protein, which produces MNAATNSMIWVLFVACLAVSFVLSGMEAGVFALSRLRIRQQVRAGKASARVLHDYLEHPENFLWTILVGNTVANFLILGWLVVQLHGALGDYRAWFVGVFGVAVFLFYAFFDLLPKMLFRMYPTRLCLVLARPFRFIHLTLRPLVALVEAFSGALLRWRGGKAFTGRVFGNREELRLVMQESSQTLTTEERTMISHVLDLQTLTVRQAMRPLEQTVAMTAQTPVSAALALCRERQFTRLPVWDQRDGRQRIVGMLAMDALLYQPDMDVNKPASEYMKPALFLDEDLRLEVALRRLQRSGQRLAIVLSREQREIGILSLQDVLQVVFGKVSL; this is translated from the coding sequence GTGAACGCGGCCACAAACTCGATGATCTGGGTGTTGTTCGTGGCGTGCCTGGCAGTGTCGTTTGTGCTGTCGGGCATGGAAGCAGGGGTGTTTGCCCTGAGCCGGTTGCGGATACGGCAGCAAGTGCGCGCGGGCAAGGCGTCGGCCAGGGTGCTGCACGACTACCTGGAGCACCCGGAGAACTTCCTGTGGACCATCCTCGTGGGCAACACGGTGGCGAACTTCCTGATCCTGGGCTGGCTGGTGGTGCAATTGCATGGGGCGCTGGGCGATTATCGGGCGTGGTTCGTGGGGGTGTTCGGGGTGGCGGTGTTCCTGTTCTACGCATTCTTTGATCTGCTGCCCAAGATGCTGTTCCGCATGTATCCGACCCGATTGTGCCTGGTCCTGGCGCGCCCGTTCCGGTTCATCCACCTGACGCTGCGTCCGCTCGTGGCGCTGGTGGAGGCGTTTTCGGGCGCACTGCTGCGCTGGCGGGGCGGCAAGGCCTTTACCGGGCGGGTGTTCGGCAACCGGGAAGAGCTGCGCCTCGTGATGCAGGAGTCGTCCCAGACGCTCACCACCGAAGAGCGGACGATGATCAGCCACGTGCTGGACTTGCAGACGCTTACGGTGCGCCAGGCGATGCGCCCCCTAGAGCAGACGGTGGCTATGACGGCGCAGACACCGGTCAGCGCGGCCCTGGCCCTGTGCCGGGAGCGGCAGTTTACCCGCCTGCCCGTGTGGGATCAGCGCGACGGAAGGCAGCGGATCGTCGGGATGCTGGCGATGGACGCTTTGCTGTATCAGCCGGATATGGACGTAAACAAGCCGGCGAGCGAATACATGAAGCCGGCGCTGTTCCTGGATGAGGACCTGCGGCTGGAGGTGGCGCTGCGGCGGCTGCAGCGAAGCGGACAGCGGCTGGCAATCGTGCTGAGCCGCGAACAGCGCGAAATCGGGATTCTGAGCTTGCAGGACGTGCTGCAGGTGGTCTTCGGAAAGGTGAGCCTGTGA
- a CDS encoding hemolysin family protein: MNWDSLFSMILHVLGVAVLVLLNGFFVAAEFSLVKVRDTQLSPLVRRGHRRAQVAEYILQRLDAFLSAAQLGITLTSLGLGWIGKPVFAVLLQPVFGFLNLDSPQMQEWIAFLIGFSAITFLHISAGEQAPKWLAIQKPLTTTLWIAYPLLWFYRASYPFVVGLNWSSQWMLRQAGIQLAGEGGRTHSEEELRLLLGAAQKQAGSAALGRDIVLNALDLRHRVAREVMRPRQEIVALNTEASIAECLDVAEKTRYSRFPLCEGGNLDKTLGVVHIKDLYAMRIKAREGADLRLAARGLIYIPETARLEKVLQMFLERKLHLAIVVDEYGGTLGMVTLENILEELVGQIQDEFDQEKPLLARTREDTWEAAGTLPLHELEELAGEPLHEEGISTVSGWITHRLGGFPKTGDVLRVGSCELRVEEMAGMLVARVKITKAAGKL; this comes from the coding sequence ATGAATTGGGACTCGCTGTTCTCCATGATCCTGCATGTCCTGGGCGTGGCGGTCCTGGTGCTGCTCAACGGGTTCTTTGTCGCAGCGGAGTTCTCGTTGGTGAAGGTGCGAGACACCCAGCTAAGCCCCCTGGTGCGGCGAGGCCACCGGCGGGCGCAGGTAGCCGAGTACATCCTGCAACGGCTCGATGCGTTTCTGAGCGCGGCGCAACTGGGCATCACCCTCACCAGCCTGGGCTTGGGCTGGATCGGAAAGCCGGTGTTCGCCGTCCTGCTGCAGCCGGTGTTCGGCTTCTTGAACCTGGATTCGCCGCAGATGCAGGAGTGGATTGCGTTTCTCATTGGCTTTTCGGCCATCACGTTCCTTCATATCAGCGCGGGCGAGCAGGCGCCTAAATGGCTGGCCATCCAGAAGCCGCTGACAACGACCCTGTGGATTGCCTATCCGTTGCTGTGGTTCTACCGCGCGTCCTATCCGTTTGTCGTGGGGCTTAACTGGTCGTCGCAATGGATGCTGCGCCAGGCGGGCATCCAATTGGCCGGCGAGGGGGGCCGCACGCATTCCGAGGAGGAGCTGCGCCTGCTGTTGGGCGCTGCGCAGAAGCAGGCGGGCAGCGCCGCCCTGGGACGGGATATTGTCTTGAATGCGCTGGACCTGCGGCATCGCGTTGCCCGGGAAGTGATGCGCCCAAGGCAGGAGATTGTGGCGCTGAATACGGAGGCCAGCATCGCCGAGTGTTTGGACGTCGCAGAGAAGACCCGGTACTCGCGCTTTCCGCTGTGCGAAGGCGGGAATCTGGACAAGACGCTGGGGGTCGTGCACATCAAAGACCTGTACGCAATGCGCATCAAGGCGCGGGAAGGGGCAGACCTGCGGCTCGCGGCTCGTGGCCTGATCTATATTCCAGAGACCGCCCGCCTGGAAAAGGTGTTGCAGATGTTTCTGGAACGTAAGCTGCACCTGGCGATCGTCGTGGATGAGTACGGCGGCACGCTGGGCATGGTAACACTGGAGAACATCCTGGAGGAGCTGGTGGGGCAGATCCAGGACGAGTTCGACCAGGAGAAGCCATTGCTGGCGCGAACCCGCGAGGACACTTGGGAGGCAGCGGGCACGCTGCCGCTGCATGAGTTGGAGGAGTTGGCGGGAGAGCCGCTGCACGAGGAGGGGATCAGCACCGTCAGCGGCTGGATCACCCATCGGCTGGGTGGCTTCCCGAAGACGGGAGATGTGCTGCGCGTCGGGAGTTGCGAACTGCGGGTGGAGGAAATGGCCGGCATGCTGGTAGCGCGGGTGAAGATCACAAAGGCGGCGGGAAAACTATAG
- a CDS encoding LysM peptidoglycan-binding domain-containing protein, protein MDYRLPPRRLIEWTAPYAALCGLLWALSVCAGVAAAEQSYTVKRGDTLYGIAQRHGVSSAALAERNGLNRNQHVYAGQRLRIPAQAAARPHSYTVRRGDTLFGIAQRHGITCEALAECNGLNRDSQVYVGQRLTIPGVATAGPKVTPRSAATQKIARVELPRSLRRAIDRAAVREGRWEHIVIHHSGTDTGSMRTFDKYHRQVRHMENGLAYHFVVGNGNGMRDGEIGVSPRWTRQLDGGHLASAAQNKIALGICLVGNFDKRRPTARQMQSLRTLVEALMARCKLAASAVKTHQQFNVVHTRCPGALFPVRTFLDSLHPPSR, encoded by the coding sequence GTGGACTACCGTTTGCCGCCGAGACGATTGATCGAGTGGACAGCGCCTTATGCGGCGCTGTGTGGATTATTGTGGGCCCTGTCGGTGTGCGCCGGAGTAGCTGCGGCGGAGCAGTCCTACACGGTCAAGCGGGGGGACACGCTTTACGGCATTGCGCAGCGTCACGGCGTTTCCTCCGCGGCGTTGGCGGAACGCAACGGGCTGAACCGAAATCAGCACGTTTACGCCGGCCAGCGGCTAAGGATCCCGGCCCAAGCCGCCGCCCGGCCGCACTCCTATACGGTCCGCCGCGGAGATACCCTCTTCGGCATCGCCCAGCGTCACGGCATCACCTGCGAGGCGCTGGCAGAGTGCAACGGGCTGAACCGCGACAGCCAGGTTTACGTTGGGCAACGGCTGACGATTCCAGGTGTGGCCACTGCCGGGCCAAAGGTGACACCCAGGAGCGCCGCGACCCAGAAGATTGCCCGCGTTGAACTGCCACGTTCATTACGGCGCGCGATTGACCGGGCGGCGGTGCGCGAGGGGCGCTGGGAGCATATCGTGATACACCACAGCGGCACGGATACCGGGAGCATGAGGACCTTCGACAAATATCACCGCCAGGTGCGGCACATGGAAAACGGGCTGGCGTATCACTTCGTGGTCGGCAACGGCAACGGCATGCGAGACGGCGAGATCGGGGTGAGCCCGCGCTGGACGCGGCAACTCGATGGCGGCCACCTGGCCAGCGCAGCGCAGAACAAGATCGCGCTGGGCATCTGCCTGGTGGGGAACTTTGACAAACGCCGGCCCACGGCCAGGCAAATGCAAAGCCTGCGGACGCTGGTGGAGGCGTTAATGGCCCGATGCAAGCTCGCGGCGAGCGCCGTCAAGACGCATCAGCAGTTCAATGTGGTGCACACGCGGTGCCCCGGGGCGCTGTTTCCCGTGCGGACCTTCCTGGATTCGCTGCACCCCCCAAGCCGCTGA
- a CDS encoding carotenoid biosynthesis protein: protein MNRLVLKAMVLRSNRFAGLAPKVHWALFSLFLLQFALVWSRLVLPKPIFGPARWPDGLLVVLSAATLLASLARQLPGQNVIMISVIIALIAGAVQSLGAWTAIPFGPYVYTEHIGQELFHPLPWAVPLVWITVILASRGVARLMLRPWRKSQTYGFRLMGLTTLLVVLFDVGLEPFATRIKHYWFWNPTKLRFEWYTAPWINFFGWAVTTLLILVFVTPFLINKRPMAPPPPDYSPLVVWLLLLLLFATGAAVGQLWPAVGLIALVSIAAAVFALRGARW, encoded by the coding sequence ATGAATCGCTTGGTGCTGAAGGCAATGGTCCTGCGGAGCAATCGTTTCGCGGGGTTGGCGCCCAAAGTGCATTGGGCCCTGTTCAGCCTCTTCCTCCTGCAGTTTGCCCTGGTGTGGAGTCGCTTAGTGCTGCCCAAACCGATCTTCGGTCCTGCCCGGTGGCCCGACGGGCTGCTGGTGGTTCTTTCAGCCGCAACCCTCCTTGCCTCGCTCGCCCGGCAGTTGCCTGGCCAGAACGTGATAATGATATCGGTGATCATCGCGCTGATCGCCGGTGCAGTCCAGTCACTTGGCGCATGGACCGCCATCCCCTTCGGTCCCTATGTCTATACCGAGCACATTGGCCAGGAGCTTTTTCATCCGCTGCCCTGGGCCGTGCCCCTGGTCTGGATCACCGTCATTCTCGCTTCCCGCGGCGTTGCCCGGCTGATGCTGCGGCCCTGGCGCAAGTCCCAAACCTATGGCTTCCGGCTGATGGGATTAACCACCTTGCTCGTGGTGCTGTTTGATGTCGGCCTTGAACCTTTTGCCACCCGGATCAAGCACTACTGGTTTTGGAACCCCACTAAACTCAGGTTCGAGTGGTACACCGCCCCCTGGATCAACTTCTTTGGCTGGGCGGTTACTACCCTGCTCATTCTTGTCTTCGTCACCCCCTTCCTGATCAACAAGAGGCCCATGGCGCCGCCGCCGCCGGATTATTCGCCGCTGGTCGTTTGGCTTCTGTTGCTGCTGCTCTTCGCGACCGGCGCCGCGGTTGGGCAACTCTGGCCGGCCGTTGGCCTCATCGCCCTGGTCAGCATCGCCGCCGCCGTCTTCGCCCTCCGCGGCGCCCGGTGGTGA
- a CDS encoding sigma-54 dependent transcriptional regulator — protein MKSNPRVLLIEDDRSIATGLQKAMRANGYDVVVQPRGDTGLKQALAESHDVVITDLKLPGTDGLELVRQLHQAKPKLPIILITAHGTTETAIEATKWGAFDYVPKPFEVEELLDLTAKALESSRLMSEPVDMGDAVSARTAIVGNSRVMQAIYKEIGRIAATPVTVLIRGDTGTGKELIARAIYQHSDRATAPFIAINCAAIPETLLESELFGHERGSFTGADARRIGRFEQAHGGTIFLDEIGDMNTNLQAKLLRVLQEMAIQRVGGKDPVPVDVRIIAATHRDLEAAIRERLFREDLFYRLSVVTIALPTLGERTEDIPDMVRYFLRRYAPEAGVTSPSISPEAIAYLQSQPWPGNVRELENTTRKALLLARDYTIGVDHVREVVTKTRQPTAVSQQTHAAYITELMDAIERGDAQNAFARMLADLEPELYSQAIRRAEGNLTKAAQWLGVTRLKMREKLKEFGLHPKQEREGP, from the coding sequence ATGAAATCGAATCCCAGAGTGCTGCTGATTGAGGATGACCGGAGCATCGCCACCGGCCTGCAGAAAGCAATGCGCGCCAACGGCTACGACGTCGTGGTGCAGCCGCGGGGCGACACCGGGCTAAAACAGGCCCTGGCCGAATCGCATGACGTCGTTATCACGGACCTGAAGCTCCCGGGAACGGATGGATTGGAACTGGTGCGCCAACTGCATCAAGCCAAACCAAAGCTCCCCATCATCCTCATCACCGCACATGGCACCACCGAAACCGCCATTGAAGCCACCAAGTGGGGTGCGTTCGATTACGTCCCCAAACCCTTTGAGGTCGAGGAACTGCTCGACCTGACCGCCAAGGCTTTGGAGAGCAGCCGTCTGATGTCCGAACCCGTTGACATGGGGGATGCCGTGTCCGCGCGCACCGCCATTGTCGGCAATAGCCGCGTCATGCAGGCCATCTACAAGGAAATAGGCCGCATCGCCGCCACCCCCGTCACCGTGCTCATCCGCGGCGATACCGGCACCGGCAAGGAGCTGATCGCGCGCGCCATCTATCAGCACAGCGACCGCGCAACCGCCCCGTTTATAGCCATCAACTGCGCCGCCATCCCCGAGACGCTCCTCGAAAGCGAGCTTTTTGGCCACGAGCGCGGCTCATTCACCGGCGCCGATGCGCGGCGGATAGGGCGCTTCGAGCAGGCCCATGGAGGGACGATCTTCCTGGACGAGATCGGGGACATGAACACGAATCTGCAGGCCAAGCTGCTGCGCGTCCTGCAGGAAATGGCCATCCAACGAGTGGGCGGCAAAGACCCGGTGCCGGTGGATGTGCGAATCATCGCCGCGACCCATCGCGACCTGGAGGCGGCCATACGCGAGCGTCTGTTCCGGGAGGACCTGTTCTACCGGCTCAGTGTGGTGACAATCGCATTGCCGACGTTGGGCGAGCGCACTGAGGACATCCCCGATATGGTGAGGTACTTTCTGCGTCGTTACGCTCCCGAGGCGGGGGTGACGTCGCCCTCCATCTCTCCGGAGGCGATCGCCTATCTTCAAAGCCAGCCCTGGCCGGGCAACGTTCGGGAATTGGAGAACACCACCCGCAAGGCCTTGTTGCTCGCCCGCGACTACACCATTGGGGTGGACCACGTCCGGGAAGTGGTGACCAAGACCCGCCAACCAACCGCGGTTTCGCAACAGACCCATGCGGCCTATATCACAGAACTGATGGATGCGATTGAACGCGGCGATGCCCAAAACGCATTCGCCAGGATGCTGGCGGATCTCGAGCCTGAACTCTACTCTCAGGCCATCCGGCGCGCAGAGGGCAACCTGACAAAGGCCGCGCAATGGCTCGGTGTCACCCGGCTGAAGATGCGCGAGAAACTAAAAGAATTCGGGCTGCATCCGAAGCAGGAGCGCGAGGGCCCCTGA